A region of Mesorhizobium sp. M3A.F.Ca.ET.080.04.2.1 DNA encodes the following proteins:
- the tilS gene encoding tRNA lysidine(34) synthetase TilS yields the protein MPGTEPEFSGRLFSDFDFSSGAVAAVSGGSDSTALLLLLKDRLDRDAPAARLLAVTIDHALRPNSAAEARAVAELCAAHGIAHRTLIWSGPKPATGLPAAAREARYRLLAEAAEGESIGLILTGHTADDQAETVLMRQARDAGTRDGDDDGRGLAGMAPATLYGWRTWIGRPLLGTRRAVLRQFLKRRNIGWIEDPTNVDQRFERPRMRAALSGGEGEARFAAAIAEAGQAAAAREELGSRAAILIGAFASRPASGLVRLDPAFAASEDGEAATYALRILLATMGGTSFLADEARSRRLFERLRSGSLCATLSRSVVDARRSGIFLHRESRNLPAPAPAEDHNCWDGRRRITLGDKSDGLVIAPLGVAAAKRACADEAAPAGIVRKALASEPALWRDDERLDSAGGGGLRPPIAAAPLVSPFARFLPCFDLLPAAAVARLIGAAQPPASPFRGHDRGRPWSKA from the coding sequence ATGCCCGGCACTGAGCCTGAGTTTTCGGGCCGCCTTTTTTCAGATTTCGATTTTTCCAGCGGCGCCGTTGCAGCCGTGTCCGGCGGCAGCGACTCGACCGCCCTGCTTCTTCTCCTCAAAGACCGCCTCGATCGAGACGCGCCCGCGGCAAGGCTGCTGGCGGTAACCATCGATCATGCCCTGCGGCCGAATTCGGCAGCGGAAGCGCGCGCCGTGGCGGAACTCTGCGCCGCTCATGGCATCGCGCATCGCACCCTGATCTGGTCCGGACCCAAGCCGGCGACCGGCCTGCCCGCCGCGGCGCGCGAAGCCCGCTACCGGCTGCTGGCCGAGGCGGCTGAAGGGGAAAGCATCGGCCTGATCCTGACCGGCCATACCGCCGACGACCAAGCCGAGACCGTGCTGATGCGACAGGCGCGCGACGCCGGAACTCGCGACGGAGACGATGACGGGCGCGGCCTGGCGGGCATGGCGCCTGCCACGCTCTATGGCTGGCGGACCTGGATCGGAAGGCCGCTGCTCGGCACGCGGCGGGCGGTGCTGCGTCAGTTTCTCAAGCGGCGAAACATCGGCTGGATCGAGGATCCGACCAATGTCGACCAGCGTTTCGAGCGCCCGCGGATGCGGGCGGCGCTCTCGGGCGGCGAGGGCGAGGCTCGCTTCGCCGCGGCGATCGCAGAGGCCGGGCAGGCCGCCGCCGCGCGCGAAGAACTCGGCAGCCGCGCCGCCATTCTGATCGGGGCCTTCGCCAGCCGGCCGGCTTCCGGACTTGTCCGCCTTGATCCCGCCTTTGCCGCCAGCGAGGACGGCGAGGCCGCGACCTACGCGCTGCGCATCCTGCTCGCCACGATGGGGGGCACATCGTTTCTCGCGGACGAGGCGCGCTCGCGTCGCCTGTTCGAGAGACTGCGTTCCGGTTCGCTTTGCGCCACATTGTCGCGGAGCGTGGTGGATGCGCGTCGAAGCGGCATCTTTCTCCACCGCGAGAGCCGAAATCTGCCGGCACCCGCTCCGGCCGAGGACCACAACTGCTGGGACGGTCGGCGGCGGATCACATTGGGCGACAAATCGGACGGGTTGGTGATCGCCCCGTTGGGAGTGGCCGCCGCCAAACGCGCTTGCGCCGACGAAGCTGCGCCCGCCGGCATAGTGCGCAAGGCGCTTGCCAGCGAACCCGCGCTGTGGCGCGATGACGAACGCCTTGATTCTGCTGGCGGCGGCGGCTTGCGGCCGCCAATCGCGGCGGCCCCATTGGTGTCGCCGTTCGCACGCTTCCTGCCGTGCTTCGATTTGCTGCCCGCCGCCGCCGTGGCCCGGCTGATCGGCGCAGCGCAGCCGCCGGCTTCGCCCTTTCGCGGCCATGATCGCGGCCGACCATGGTCGAAAGCTTAA
- a CDS encoding outer membrane protein, with the protein MFNTARMAAFAALFAGAAGPVFAADMVEPMVEQAPPPVVEAQPADVGGWYIRGDIDYHQSDLDSIDYITYGPPPGTNDFDFGDLKGGFSLGAGVGYKVNDYFRTDLTADYWFKSDFNGQTSDLVTTSTEVSKMSAFLLLANAYVDLGTYHGITPYVGAGIGGARVKWDDVRDPNTTEFNPGVSSWRFAYALMAGASYCLTDKLILDAGYRFSHIQGGRMFEFDTSSSGPGFDHGIDTHEVRGGLRYQFGGNNGCAAPVVAYQPEPEPIYTK; encoded by the coding sequence ATGTTCAATACAGCAAGAATGGCGGCGTTTGCCGCGCTGTTCGCAGGGGCAGCCGGACCGGTCTTCGCGGCCGATATGGTGGAGCCGATGGTCGAGCAGGCACCGCCGCCTGTCGTCGAGGCGCAGCCGGCGGATGTCGGCGGCTGGTATATCCGCGGCGACATCGACTACCACCAGTCGGATCTGGATAGCATCGACTACATTACATACGGCCCCCCGCCCGGCACCAACGATTTCGATTTCGGCGACCTCAAGGGTGGATTCTCGCTGGGCGCCGGCGTCGGCTACAAGGTCAACGACTACTTCCGCACCGATCTGACTGCCGATTACTGGTTCAAGTCAGACTTCAACGGCCAGACCTCCGACCTCGTCACGACGTCGACCGAGGTCTCAAAAATGAGCGCCTTCCTCCTGCTCGCCAATGCATATGTCGATCTCGGCACCTATCATGGGATCACGCCTTACGTCGGCGCCGGCATCGGCGGCGCGCGTGTCAAATGGGACGACGTCAGGGACCCGAACACCACCGAGTTCAACCCCGGCGTATCCAGCTGGCGTTTCGCATACGCTCTTATGGCCGGCGCTTCCTACTGCTTGACCGACAAATTGATCTTGGATGCGGGCTATCGCTTCTCCCATATCCAGGGAGGCCGCATGTTTGAGTTCGATACGAGCAGCTCCGGGCCAGGTTTCGACCATGGCATCGATACGCACGAGGTGCGCGGCGGCCTGCGCTATCAATTCGGCGGCAACAATGGGTGTGCCGCGCCGGTCGTGGCCTATCAGCCCGAACCTGAGCCCATCTATACCAAGTAG
- the ftsH gene encoding ATP-dependent zinc metalloprotease FtsH, protein MNPNYRNLALWAIIAVLLIALFNLFQTPQTRGATSDIAYSQFLQDVASGRVKSVTIAGARIFGNYTDNANGFQTYSPGDPSLVSRLQDKNVTITAKPETDGSNSLFGYLISWLPMILILGVWIFFMRQMQSGSGRAMGFGKSKAKLLTEAHGRVTFQDVAGVDEAKEDLEEIVEFLRDPQKFQRLGGKIPRGVLLVGPPGTGKTLLARSVAGEANVPFFTISGSDFVEMFVGVGASRVRDMFDQAKKNAPCIIFIDEIDAVGRHRGAGLGGGNDEREQTLNQLLVEMDGFESNESIILIAATNRPDVLDPALLRPGRFDRQVVVPNPDIVGREKILKVHVRNVPLAPNVDLKVIARGTPGFSGADLMNLVNESALMAARRNKRLVTMAEFEDAKDKIMMGAERRSSAMTQAEKELTAYHESGHAILALNVPTADPLHKATIIPRGRALGMVMQLPEGDRYSMSYKYMISRLAIMMGGRVAEEFKFGKENITSGASSDIEQATKLARAMVTRWGFSDKLGHVAYGDNQEEVFLGHSVARTQNISEETAQIIDAEVRRLIDDAYSTAKAVLTKKKKDWIALAEGLLEYETLTGDEIKQLIAGHKPARDLGDDTPPSRGSAVPKAGTGGRRKKGPEPEGGMEPQPQG, encoded by the coding sequence ATGAACCCGAACTATCGCAACCTCGCGCTCTGGGCGATCATAGCCGTCCTGCTCATTGCCCTGTTCAACCTTTTCCAGACGCCACAGACGCGGGGCGCTACCAGCGATATCGCCTATTCGCAGTTCCTGCAGGACGTCGCTTCCGGCCGGGTCAAGAGCGTGACGATTGCCGGCGCCCGCATCTTCGGCAACTACACGGACAACGCCAACGGCTTCCAGACCTATTCGCCCGGCGATCCGTCGCTGGTCTCCAGGCTGCAGGACAAGAACGTCACCATCACCGCCAAGCCTGAAACCGATGGCTCCAATTCGCTGTTCGGCTATCTGATCTCGTGGCTGCCGATGATCCTGATCCTGGGCGTGTGGATTTTCTTCATGCGCCAGATGCAGTCCGGCTCCGGCCGCGCCATGGGCTTCGGCAAGTCGAAGGCCAAGCTGCTCACCGAAGCGCACGGCCGCGTCACCTTCCAGGACGTTGCCGGCGTCGACGAGGCCAAGGAGGATCTCGAGGAGATCGTCGAGTTCCTGCGCGACCCGCAGAAGTTCCAGCGCCTCGGCGGCAAGATCCCGCGCGGCGTGCTGCTGGTCGGCCCGCCCGGAACCGGCAAGACGCTGCTCGCGCGTTCGGTCGCGGGCGAAGCCAATGTGCCGTTCTTCACCATCTCCGGCTCGGACTTCGTCGAGATGTTCGTCGGCGTCGGCGCCAGCCGCGTGCGCGACATGTTCGACCAGGCCAAGAAGAACGCGCCCTGCATCATCTTCATCGATGAAATCGACGCGGTCGGCCGTCATCGCGGCGCCGGCCTCGGCGGCGGCAATGACGAGCGCGAGCAGACGCTGAACCAGCTGCTGGTCGAGATGGACGGCTTCGAGTCGAACGAGAGCATCATCCTGATCGCCGCCACCAACCGGCCCGACGTGCTCGACCCGGCGCTGCTGAGGCCCGGCCGCTTCGACCGCCAGGTCGTGGTGCCGAACCCCGACATCGTCGGCCGCGAGAAGATCCTCAAGGTGCATGTGCGCAATGTGCCGCTGGCGCCCAATGTCGACCTCAAGGTCATCGCGCGCGGCACGCCCGGCTTCTCCGGCGCCGACCTGATGAACCTCGTCAACGAATCCGCGCTGATGGCGGCGCGCCGCAACAAGCGGCTCGTCACCATGGCCGAGTTCGAGGATGCCAAGGACAAGATCATGATGGGCGCCGAGCGTCGTTCGTCGGCGATGACGCAGGCCGAGAAGGAACTGACCGCCTATCACGAGTCCGGCCACGCCATCCTGGCCCTTAACGTGCCGACGGCGGACCCGCTGCACAAGGCGACCATCATTCCGCGCGGCCGCGCGCTCGGCATGGTCATGCAGCTGCCGGAAGGCGACCGCTATTCGATGAGCTACAAATACATGATCTCGCGTCTGGCGATCATGATGGGTGGCCGCGTTGCCGAGGAATTCAAGTTCGGCAAGGAGAACATCACCTCCGGTGCCTCTTCCGACATCGAGCAGGCGACCAAGCTGGCGCGCGCCATGGTCACGCGCTGGGGCTTCTCCGACAAGCTCGGCCATGTCGCCTATGGCGACAACCAGGAAGAGGTCTTCCTCGGCCACTCCGTGGCGCGCACGCAGAACATCTCGGAAGAGACGGCGCAGATCATCGACGCCGAAGTGCGCCGGCTGATCGACGATGCCTACTCGACCGCCAAGGCCGTGCTGACCAAGAAGAAGAAGGACTGGATCGCTCTGGCCGAGGGGCTGCTCGAATACGAGACGCTGACCGGCGACGAGATCAAGCAACTGATCGCCGGCCACAAGCCCGCCCGCGACCTCGGCGACGACACGCCCCCCAGCCGCGGCTCGGCCGTGCCGAAGGCCGGCACCGGCGGCCGCCGCAAGAAGGGCCCCGAGCCCGAAGGCGGCATGGAGCCCCAGCCGCAGGGCTAG
- the glmM gene encoding phosphoglucosamine mutase: MAGQYFGTDGIRGRANKFPMTAEVAMRVGMAAGLSFQRGNHRHRVVLGKDTRLSGYMIENAMVSGLCAAGMDVFLLGPIPTPAVAMLVRSLRADIGVMISASHNPYYDNGIKLFGPDGYKLSDEIEERIEGMLDKDIELALADSDGLGRAKRVDGVHDRYIEFAKRTLPRSMSLSGLRIVVDCANGASYKVAPEALWELGAEVVAINVEPNGFNINKECGSTHPAGLQKKVHEVRADIGIALDGDADRVVIVDENGAIVDGDQIMALIAESWHQSGRLAGGGVVSTVMSNLGLERFLGDMKLQLHRTKVGDRYVVEHMRAHGLNVGGEQSGHIVLSDFSTTGDGLVSALQVLACIKRQNRPVSELSRKFEPVPQLLKNVRIAGGKPLEEAPVKAAIEDARNRLGKSGRLVIRPSGTEPLIRVMAEGDDPQLVEAVVNDIVGIISETRSAA, encoded by the coding sequence ATGGCAGGGCAATATTTCGGCACCGACGGCATCCGCGGACGCGCCAACAAGTTTCCGATGACGGCCGAGGTCGCCATGAGGGTTGGCATGGCGGCCGGACTCTCCTTCCAGCGCGGCAACCATCGCCACCGCGTGGTGCTCGGCAAGGACACCCGGCTTTCCGGCTACATGATCGAGAACGCGATGGTGTCCGGCCTGTGCGCCGCCGGAATGGATGTATTCCTGCTCGGCCCGATCCCAACACCGGCAGTCGCCATGCTGGTGCGCTCGCTGCGCGCCGACATCGGCGTGATGATCTCGGCCTCGCACAATCCCTACTACGACAACGGCATCAAACTGTTCGGTCCTGACGGCTACAAGCTTTCCGACGAGATCGAAGAGCGCATCGAGGGAATGCTCGACAAGGACATCGAGCTGGCGCTTGCCGATTCGGACGGCCTCGGCCGCGCCAAGCGCGTCGATGGTGTCCATGACCGCTATATCGAATTCGCCAAGCGCACCCTGCCGCGTTCGATGTCGCTTTCGGGGCTGCGCATCGTCGTCGACTGCGCGAATGGCGCCTCCTACAAGGTGGCGCCCGAGGCGCTGTGGGAGCTCGGCGCCGAGGTCGTTGCCATCAATGTCGAGCCGAACGGCTTCAACATCAACAAGGAGTGCGGCTCGACCCATCCGGCCGGGCTGCAGAAGAAGGTGCATGAGGTGCGCGCCGACATCGGCATCGCGCTCGACGGTGACGCCGACCGCGTGGTCATCGTCGACGAGAACGGCGCCATCGTCGATGGCGACCAGATCATGGCGCTGATCGCCGAATCCTGGCACCAGAGCGGCCGGCTCGCCGGCGGCGGCGTCGTCTCGACGGTGATGTCCAATCTCGGTCTCGAGCGCTTCCTCGGCGACATGAAGCTGCAACTGCACCGCACCAAGGTCGGCGACCGCTATGTGGTCGAGCACATGCGCGCGCACGGGCTCAATGTCGGCGGCGAGCAGTCCGGCCACATCGTGCTCTCCGATTTCTCGACCACCGGCGACGGCCTCGTCTCGGCGCTGCAGGTGCTGGCCTGCATCAAGCGGCAGAACCGGCCGGTCAGCGAGCTGTCGAGGAAATTCGAGCCGGTGCCGCAGCTTCTGAAGAACGTGCGCATCGCCGGCGGCAAGCCGCTGGAGGAGGCCCCCGTCAAGGCGGCGATCGAGGATGCGCGCAACCGGCTGGGCAAGAGCGGGCGCCTCGTCATTCGGCCCTCGGGCACCGAGCCGCTGATCCGCGTCATGGCCGAAGGCGACGACCCGCAACTGGTCGAAGCCGTCGTCAACGACATCGTCGGGATCATTTCGGAAACCCGCAGCGCCGCCTGA
- the ybgF gene encoding tol-pal system protein YbgF, producing MHFRTVLSGTLALLLASSISSVAAPAGSTAQSPDSGFTFHLPTLGIFGDKTKPEQAQVAQQDGAGATGLEDQLRQMNGKIEELNFQILQMQEQMRKQQEDNEFRFQQLEGGSQGAKPTGQKKSEAAPQNGDANGGDAGMADAGADTNVADAPPTQAPAAAGTQSGGKSVSEVIVESQTGDPGKVITGAPPKTFGTITVDKNGNVVNAETDPQASAPAGAPAATASAPTAETPAKSGKTKSGGTVMASLPSTNDPDELYRNSYQFILSGDYPTAEQGFRDHISRFPKDAKAADAHYWLGESLLGQQKYRDAAEVFLGASKDYPKAKKAPDMLLKLGVALVGLKQNDVACATFSEIGKRYPDVSGALKERIKQEKALASC from the coding sequence ATGCATTTCAGAACGGTCCTGAGCGGCACGCTTGCGCTGCTGCTCGCATCAAGCATCTCAAGCGTCGCCGCCCCGGCAGGCAGCACCGCGCAATCGCCAGACAGCGGATTCACCTTCCATCTGCCGACACTCGGGATCTTCGGCGACAAGACGAAGCCAGAGCAGGCGCAGGTCGCGCAGCAGGACGGCGCCGGGGCGACCGGGCTGGAAGATCAGCTTCGCCAGATGAACGGCAAGATCGAGGAACTCAACTTCCAGATCCTCCAAATGCAGGAGCAGATGCGCAAGCAGCAGGAAGACAACGAGTTCCGCTTCCAGCAGCTCGAGGGCGGCTCCCAAGGCGCTAAACCGACGGGCCAGAAGAAGTCCGAGGCCGCGCCCCAGAACGGCGATGCGAATGGTGGCGATGCGGGCATGGCTGATGCCGGCGCCGACACCAACGTCGCCGATGCTCCGCCGACGCAGGCTCCGGCCGCTGCCGGCACGCAGAGCGGCGGCAAGAGCGTCAGCGAGGTCATCGTGGAGTCGCAGACCGGCGATCCGGGCAAGGTGATCACCGGCGCGCCGCCGAAGACCTTCGGCACCATTACGGTCGACAAGAACGGCAATGTCGTCAATGCCGAGACCGATCCGCAGGCCAGCGCGCCAGCGGGAGCTCCGGCGGCGACGGCGAGCGCTCCGACCGCCGAGACGCCGGCCAAGAGCGGCAAGACCAAGTCGGGCGGCACGGTCATGGCTTCTCTGCCCTCGACCAACGACCCGGACGAACTCTACCGCAACTCCTACCAGTTCATCCTGTCGGGCGACTATCCGACCGCCGAGCAGGGTTTTCGCGACCATATCTCCCGCTTCCCCAAGGATGCCAAGGCTGCGGATGCGCATTACTGGCTGGGCGAGTCGCTGCTCGGCCAGCAGAAATACCGCGACGCGGCAGAGGTCTTCCTTGGCGCCAGCAAGGATTATCCGAAGGCCAAGAAGGCTCCCGACATGCTGCTCAAGCTCGGCGTAGCGCTGGTCGGCCTGAAGCAGAACGACGTGGCCTGCGCCACCTTCAGCGAGATCGGGAAGCGCTATCCCGATGTTTCCGGCGCGCTCAAGGAACGCATCAAGCAGGAGAAGGCGCTGGCGTCGTGCTAG